In one Electrophorus electricus isolate fEleEle1 chromosome 21, fEleEle1.pri, whole genome shotgun sequence genomic region, the following are encoded:
- the nod2 gene encoding nucleotide-binding oligomerization domain-containing protein 2: MCAQQLVLRQRMELLRALSCGATAEPLDCVLDLLLSWGVLVWEDYQSVRGLAKPLCSNTRDLLDLVYSKGEQACSLLLAAFNQVLPESQKAGLCFGKCRPVGLNAKGTPTTACQVLLSDRPILVRKLRDRLDDTLDALLEAGCFTSKDCDEVLLPVYTPSQKVRRLLDQVMFRGEGAANVLLRYLPQEDITTPGKEEKQLSAECLLYQKKLRSSVLAQAHFLSTYGGTGRFSLDDIYTESLLELLPADRATTALGLEDVVGLVGTLNEEADTVLVSGEAGTGKSTLLQRLHLLWARGVLLTEILLLFPFSCRKLSAEKRALSLKELLFLHCCWPDRGQDELFQFILDHPHLVLFTFDGLDEFRKSFTDEERHCCPTQQAPVPVLLFNLLQGTLMKGVRKVVTSRPHAVSPALKRYLRKEVFVKGFSPEGIACFVRKHHSDPTIANRVVESVQANTALLGLCHIPVFCWIVSKCYKELLGCGEGSPQTITDVYLMVLQHFFQRRVPQEHQVLGKGWLQEHLETVVRLGRLALEGVETSCYVFPAAQMQNCGITEQDIKLGFLIHCKDLSDSTDCSRYEFLHITLQCFFAAIHIVLNKHGNRSVIPKLFESQCRPLPGLNCMFLRQCINHSVEDDTNTEETPNLQIMAKFVSGLLSQRHRNLLSRSCPAVTLEWRAKQVLKCLSTGMQRHFKTIPRPVEGEKKSMHAMPSFVWLIKCIYEMQESQIAKEAVAKLEVEHLKLTYCNIGPVECTALAYVLQHLQSPIGLQLDCNTVGDVGVEQLLPCLHVCHSLYLRNNNISDEGIRKLVEKGIHCENFKKVALFNNKLTDECTKHFAWLLKSKQNFLSIRLGNNNITSQGATHLAEGLGYSQSLQYLGLWGNKIGDKGAETLAEALKDSTTLIWFSLVDNGVGNSGARALAKLVRRSTTLTELWLNQNCISRDGVEHLIQALEVNSSVKDVWLRGNNLSPEEVEELSLRESRLTF, encoded by the exons ATGTGTGCACAGCAGCTGGTACTGAGGCAGAGGATGGAGTTGCTCAGGGCTCTGAGCTGTGGGGCCACAGCAGAGCCCCTGGACTGCGTGCTGGACCTTCTCCTTTCCTGGGGTGTCCTTGTCTGGGAAGACTACCAGAGTGTGCGTGGGCTGGCAAAGCCCCTCTGCTCCAACACCAGAGACCTTCTGGATTTGGTCTACAGCAAAGGGGAGCAGGCTTGCAGTCTCCTGCTAGCAGCATTTAACCAAGTCTTACCCGAGTCTCAGAAAGCTGGTCTGTGTTTTGGCAAATGCAGGCCTGTAGGGTTGAATGCTAAGGGGACTCCCACAACTGCCTGTCAGGTGTTGCTGAGCGATAGACCCATACTGGTGAGGAAACTCAGAGACCGTTTGGATGATACATTGGATGCTCTTTTGGAGGCAGGCTGTTTCACTTCAAAAGACTGTGATGAAGTGCTCTTGCCTGTTTATACACCTTCACAAAAG GTTAGGAGACTTTTAGACCAAGTGATGTTCAGAGGGGAAGGAGCTGCCAACGTCTTACTGCGGTACCTTCCCCAGGAAGACATTACGACACCTGGTAAAGAGGAAAAGCAACTCTCTGCTG AATGCCTACTTTACCAGAAGAAACTTCGCAGCTCTGTCTTGGCCCAGGCCCATTTCCTCAGCACTTATGGTGGAACAGGGAGATTCTCCCTAGACGACATCTACACTGAAAGCCTGCTGGAGCTTCTGCCAGCCGACAGGGCCACCACGGCCCTGGGGCTGGAGGATGTGGTAGGTCTGGTCGGGACTCTCAATGAGGAAGCCGATACGGTGCTTGTGTCTGGGGAGGCAGGAACTGGCAAGAGCACTTTGCTGCAGAGGCTCCACCTGCTATGGGCCCGTGGGGTCTTGCTGACGGAAATCCTCCTGCTGTTCCCCTTCAGCTGCCGAAAGCTGAGTGCGGAGAAGAGGGCACTGTCTCTGAAAGAGCTTCTATTCCTGCACTGCTGCTGGCCAGACCGTGGCCAAGACGAGCTCTTCCAGTTCATTCTGGACCATCCTCACTTGGTCCTATTCACGTTCGATGGCCTGGACGAGTTTAGGAAGAGTTTCACGGATGAAGAGCGCCATTGCTGCCCCACTCAGCAAGCACCTGTTCCTGTGCTGCTCTTCAACCTTCTCCAGGGCACCTTGATGAAAGGGGTTAGAAAGGTGGTGACCAGCAGGCCGCATGCCGTGAGTCCGGCACTGAAACGATATCTCCGCAAGGAAGTCTTTGTGAAGGGTTTCTCTCCAGAGGGAATAGCCTGCTTCGTTAGGAAACACCACAGCGATCCCACCATAGCTAATAGGGTTGTGGAGTCGGTGCAGGCTAACACAGCCCTGCTTGGGCTCTGCCACATACCTGTGTTCTGCTGGATTGTGTCTAAGTGTTACAAGGAGCTCCTTGGATGTGGGGAAGGTAGCCCTCAGACCATCACAGATGTCTACCTCATGGTTTTGCAACACTTCTTTCAGAGGAGGGTCCCGCAGGAACATCAAGTCCTGGGAAAGGGGTGGTTGCAGGAACATCTAGAGACAGTGGTGAGACTAGGGAGGCTGGCGCTGGAGGGGGTGGAGACGTCCTGTTACGTATTCCCAGCGGCACAGATGCAGAACTGTGGCATCACAGAGCAGGACATTAAACTGGGATTCCTCATACACTGTAAGGACCTCTCGGATTCCACTGACTGCAGCCGTTATGAGTTTCTACACATCACCTTGCAGTGTTTCTTCGCCGCAATCCATATTGTTCTGAATAAGCATGGCAATCGCTCCGTCATCCCAAAGCTCTTCGAGTCGCAGTGCAGACCGCTTCCAGGCCTAAATTGCATGTTCCTCAGACAGTGCATCAACCACTCCGTGGAGGATGACACCAATACGGAAGAGACCCCAAACTTACAGATCATGGCTAAGTTTGTGTCTGGCCTCCTGTCCCAGCGCCATCGCAACCTCCTCTCACGGTCCTGTCCTGCTGTCACTCTCGAGTGGAGAGCCAAGCAGGTCCTGAAGTGCTTGTCGACAGGCATGCAGAGACACTTCAAGACCATCCCTCGCCCCGTGGAAGGCGAGAAGAAGAGCATGCATGCCATGCCAAGCTTCGTTTGGCTCATCAAGTGCATCTATGAGATGCAGGAGAGCCAGATCGCGAAGGAGGCGGTGGCCAAGCTGGAGGTGGAGCACCTGAAGCTAACCTACTGTAATATTGGGCCAGTGGAGTGCACCGCACTGGCCTACGTGCTACAGCACCTGCAGAGTCCAATCGGACTGCAGCTGGACTGCAACACTGTGGGAGATGTGGGAGTGGAGCAGCTCCTTCCATGTCTACACGTCTGTCACTCCCTTTA CCTGAGGAACAATAACATATCAGACGAAGGAATCCGCAAACTTGTTGAGAAGGGAATACACTGTGAAAACTTCAAGAAAGTGGC ACTCTTCAACAACAAACTAACAGATGAGTGCACGAAACATTTTGCCTGGCTGCTTAAGTCAAAGCAGAACTTTCTCTCAATAAG GCTTGGAAACAATAACATTACATCACAGGGAGCCACGCATCTGGCAGAGGGCCTGGGATACAGCCAGTCATTACAATATCTGGG GCTATGGGGTAATAAGATTGGAGATAAAGGTGCTGAGACTTTGGCAGAAGCGCTAAAGGACAGTACTACACTGATATGGTTTAG CCTGGTGGATAATGGTGTGGGCAACTCGGGAGCACGTGCTTTGGCAAAGCTTGTGAGGAGGAGCACGACACTTACAGAGCTCTG GCTAAACCAGAACTGCATCAGCAGGGATGGTGTGGAGCATCTTATACAGGCTTTGGAAGTGAACTCCAGTGTTAAGGATGTGTG